The proteins below come from a single Podarcis muralis chromosome 8, rPodMur119.hap1.1, whole genome shotgun sequence genomic window:
- the FAM83A gene encoding protein FAM83A: MNRSRHMGKIRRRLEDVKNWSFRLAKLDFSHNESVRLATDALLDGGLQSYLKALDEEGEVDFLSTVEAQYIKRNMREPYYASDTHPDGEAGPRQNNDTRSLQSGTYFPLISESSEPALLHTWSASEKPYLKEKSSATVYFQTDKNSNIRDIIRRCINKTSQVLAILMDVFTDAEIFCDVLEAANKRRVFVYLLLDHSNLKLFTEMCDKLHVAEGHFKNISVRSVTGEVYCAKSGRKFSGQIQEKFIISDWRYVLSGSYSFTWLCGQVHRNFLSKFTGQVVELFDEEFRHLYALSKPVAGLRPPSHTSLFLLNKSTAATQGSLTNSSNQGSLRTPSDPFSCPSNHSGSRSRQPPKAPVRSRHTASPSPLSRVHSFHGYTTYMNPQPNGIQVNYYHRQYISDSPAVLYNKVNIYRPMRMRQEDVKRAQMNPVWRCLHNANLLG, translated from the exons ATGAATCGATCAAGACACATGGGCAAGATCCGGAGGCGGCTGGAGGACGTCAAAAACTGGTCCTTCCGGCTGGCGAAACTGGATTTCAGTCACAACGAAAGTGTCCGGCTGGCCACGGACGCCCTCTTAGATGGCGGTCTCCAGTCTTATCTCAAGGCCTTGGATGAAGAAGGAGAAGTGGACTTCTTGTCCACAGTGGAAGCTCAGTACATCAAGAGGAACATGAGGGAGCCTTACTACGCCAGCGACACGCACCCCGATGGCGAAGCTGGGCCGAGGCAGAATAATGACACTAGGTCCCTCCAGTCAGGGACGTACTTCCCTCTCATCTCAGAGAGCAGCGAACCGGCTCTTCTCCACACATGGAGTGCGTCCGAGAAGCCCTACCTGAAGGAGAAGTCCAGCGCCACAGTGTATTTCCAGACGGATAAGAACAGCAATATCCGGGACATCATACGCCGCTGTATCAACAAGACCAGTCAG GTACTGGCTATCCTGATGGATGTGTTCACTGACGCCGAGATATTCTGCGACGTCTTGGAAGCCGCAAACAAACGGAGGGTGTTTGTCTACCTGCTGCTCGACCACAGCAACCTAAAGCTCTTCACCGAAATGTGCGACAAGCTCCATGTGGCTGAGGGTCACTTCAAG AATATTTCCGTGCGGAGCGTCACAGGGGAGGTTTACTGCGCCAAATCGGGCCGAAAATTCTCCGGGCAAATCCAAGAAAAATTCATCATCTCCGATTGGAGATACGTTCTGTCTGGATCGTACAG CTTCACGTGGTTGTGCGGCCAAGTCCACCGCAACTTCCTCTCCAAGTTCACGGGCCAAGTGGTGGAGCTGTTTGACGaggagttccggcacctctacGCCTTATCCAAGCCTGTGGCCGGGTTGAGGCCTCCGTCACACACGTCCCTCTTCCTGCTCAACAAGAGCACGGCAGCCACCCAAGGCAGCCTCACCAACAGCAGCAACcagggcagcctccgcaccccgtcGGACCCCTTCAGCTGCCCGTCGAACCACAGCGGCTCGCGAAGCAGGCAACCGCCCAAGGCTCCTGTCCGCAGCAGACACACGGCGTCACCATCGCCTCTCAGCAGGGTCCATTCTTTCCACGGTTACACCACCTACATGAACCCGCAGCCAAACGGCATCCAGGTCAACTACTACCACCGGCAATACATCAGCGACTCGCCGGCGGTCCTTTACAACAAAGTCAACATCTACAGGCCTATGAGGATGAGGCAAGAGGATGTCAAAAGGGCACAGATGAACCCAGTCTGGAGGTGCCTTCACAATGCTAACCTGCTTGGATGA